The proteins below come from a single Hyphomicrobium denitrificans ATCC 51888 genomic window:
- a CDS encoding glycosyltransferase family 4 protein, protein MRAIFINRFFYPDHSATSQMLSDLAFGLAQDSIEVTVITSRLHYDGNDNKLAPHETISGIEVRRIWTTRFGRSRLKLRAIDYLTFYLSAAWTLLRMTARGDLVVAMTDPPMLSVVAAPIAKIRGARLVNWLQDLFPEVADALYSGGKLSAVLLRTLRKLRNISLRQADMNVAIGELMVERLRQVDIPAERLCVRHNWADCKGITPIAPRHNPLRAEWNLGNDFIVGYSGNLGRAHEFEPILAAIQTIEHDDDRLARPSIRWLFIGGGHAFERLKEEVDKRGLTSVVFRPYQPRSQLAQSLSAADVHIVTLKPELEGLIVPSKFYGTAAAGRPVLFIGASGGEIDRLTKQHNCGQTVANGDGKALANAILALSRDPKLTSRMGENARRACEDFYDKSIAIQGWARMLRGLSVTAEMPSAAERDQTYRPEITDTVLTE, encoded by the coding sequence TTGCGCGCGATCTTCATCAATCGCTTCTTTTATCCCGACCATTCTGCAACCAGTCAGATGTTGTCGGATCTCGCCTTTGGCTTAGCGCAGGACAGCATCGAGGTGACCGTCATCACGAGCCGCTTGCATTACGACGGCAATGACAACAAGCTCGCGCCGCATGAGACGATCTCCGGCATCGAAGTTCGCCGGATCTGGACAACGCGTTTCGGCCGCTCGCGACTGAAACTTCGCGCAATCGATTATCTAACGTTCTATCTCAGCGCAGCCTGGACACTGTTACGGATGACGGCGCGTGGCGACCTCGTCGTCGCGATGACCGATCCTCCGATGCTTTCCGTCGTCGCCGCACCTATCGCAAAAATTCGTGGCGCGCGCCTGGTGAACTGGCTGCAAGACCTTTTTCCGGAAGTCGCCGACGCACTTTATTCCGGCGGCAAGCTCAGCGCTGTGCTGCTCCGTACTCTTCGCAAGCTGCGAAACATTTCGCTGCGCCAAGCTGACATGAATGTCGCCATCGGCGAGTTGATGGTCGAACGTCTTCGGCAAGTTGACATCCCGGCGGAACGCCTCTGCGTGCGTCACAATTGGGCGGATTGCAAAGGCATTACGCCGATCGCGCCGCGCCATAATCCGCTGCGCGCCGAATGGAACCTCGGGAACGATTTTATCGTAGGCTATTCCGGAAATCTCGGACGAGCGCATGAGTTCGAGCCCATCCTTGCAGCGATCCAGACAATCGAACACGACGATGATCGTTTAGCGCGCCCATCGATACGCTGGTTGTTCATCGGCGGCGGCCACGCATTCGAGCGCCTCAAAGAAGAAGTTGACAAGCGCGGATTGACGTCCGTCGTGTTTCGTCCTTACCAGCCAAGATCGCAACTTGCTCAAAGCCTGTCCGCGGCCGACGTTCACATCGTGACCTTGAAACCTGAGCTTGAGGGGCTGATCGTGCCAAGCAAGTTCTATGGCACAGCGGCCGCGGGCCGGCCTGTTCTCTTCATCGGAGCATCCGGCGGAGAAATCGACCGGCTGACGAAACAGCACAACTGCGGACAAACGGTAGCGAACGGCGACGGCAAGGCGCTCGCAAACGCTATCCTCGCATTATCACGCGACCCGAAGCTCACGTCGCGCATGGGCGAAAACGCGCGACGCGCCTGCGAAGACTTCTATGATAAATCCATCGCGATCCAAGGCTGGGCACGCATGCTTCGCGGTCTCTCCGTCACTGCAGAAAT